In Bordetella holmesii ATCC 51541, the following proteins share a genomic window:
- a CDS encoding prpF family protein, whose translation MDTQDKNQTQQAVDCLFMRGGTSRGPFFRAADLPTDLISRDALLLAIMGSPDTRQIDGLGGAHPLTSKVGIVGPGREPGVDLEFLFAQVAVDQARVDTTPNCGNMLAAVVPFALETGLVAARGECSSYRVLTLNTGMLCDIEVQTPGGQLRYDGTARIDGVPGTAAPIAINFLDTAGSVCDSLLPTGHALDRLRVPGQADIDVTCIDNGMPMVLMRASDLQRRGDESVAELNADEALKVRLEALRLAAAERMGLGDVRDKPYPKMCLLSPPLRGGSIATRCFIPHVCHDAIGVLAAVTVATACVLPGSVADGLARLPGGTKQCLPVEHPSGEFSVELELDASGQVSRAALLRTARLLMRGTAYAPRMVSSGESA comes from the coding sequence ATGGATACTCAGGATAAAAATCAAACGCAGCAGGCGGTGGACTGCCTGTTCATGCGCGGTGGGACCTCGCGCGGGCCGTTTTTCCGCGCGGCGGATTTGCCGACGGACCTCATCAGTCGAGACGCCTTGCTGCTGGCGATCATGGGTTCGCCGGATACGCGGCAGATCGACGGTCTGGGCGGCGCTCACCCGTTGACGAGCAAAGTTGGCATCGTCGGTCCGGGCCGCGAGCCCGGTGTGGATCTGGAGTTTCTGTTCGCGCAAGTTGCGGTGGACCAGGCCCGTGTCGACACCACTCCCAATTGCGGCAATATGCTGGCCGCTGTCGTTCCGTTTGCCCTTGAGACGGGGCTGGTCGCCGCGCGCGGCGAGTGCAGCAGTTATCGCGTGCTCACGCTCAATACCGGCATGCTTTGTGATATCGAGGTGCAGACCCCGGGTGGGCAGTTGCGCTATGACGGCACCGCCCGCATCGATGGCGTGCCTGGCACGGCCGCGCCTATCGCCATCAATTTTCTGGATACCGCGGGCTCAGTGTGCGACAGCCTGCTGCCGACCGGCCATGCCCTGGACCGGCTCCGTGTGCCGGGGCAAGCGGACATCGACGTCACATGCATCGACAACGGCATGCCCATGGTTCTGATGCGCGCGTCGGACTTGCAGCGTCGCGGCGACGAAAGTGTGGCCGAACTCAATGCAGACGAAGCCCTCAAAGTCCGCCTGGAGGCCTTGCGCTTGGCGGCCGCAGAGCGCATGGGTCTGGGGGATGTGCGCGATAAACCTTATCCAAAAATGTGTTTGTTATCGCCGCCCCTTCGGGGCGGCAGCATCGCGACGCGTTGCTTCATCCCGCATGTCTGCCATGACGCCATTGGTGTGCTGGCCGCGGTGACGGTGGCAACGGCTTGCGTATTGCCCGGTTCCGTGGCCGACGGCCTGGCGCGGTTGCCTGGCGGAACAAAGCAGTGCCTGCCCGTCGAGCATCCTTCTGGTGAGTTCAGTGTGGAGTTGGAACTTGACGCGTCGGGGCAGGTGAGTCGCGCGGCGCTCTTGCGCACGGCCCGTTTATTGATGCGCGGGACGGCCTATGCGCCGCGCATGGTTTCTTCCGGAGAGTCCGCTTGA
- a CDS encoding bacterial regulatory helix-turn-helix, lysR family protein produces the protein MDPHPPLNLHHLHVFNAVAVAAAGDTVRVRTARIQDELESVMDEARQRGARAGTSAALYHTGRLASVVLLADVHHMSTVAHQQGLTQPAISAAVSRLEQCLGQAIFQRTPRGMIPTQAGERWVRNFKRVLAELRNIEADVAALNGAIEGTVTVGSLPLIRTLVLPSAIAAVLARHPGLRIRTLESPYGDLCAGLLSADVDFILGALRPLHDKSLSTRVLMHEDIVLLARAGHPLARRRTIDFDDLRSYPWVLSRASSPLRYQLNDFFRAKGQPLLEPSVETADLATLRGLLLHSDMLTALSRHQMHYEVASGGLQALNFSLDGMQRDIGVTVRAGAQLSPGANALLQEVQAQARQITTA, from the coding sequence ATGGATCCGCATCCGCCCCTGAATCTTCACCATCTGCACGTCTTCAACGCGGTGGCGGTGGCGGCGGCGGGCGACACCGTACGCGTGCGCACGGCGCGCATCCAGGACGAGCTGGAGTCCGTCATGGACGAAGCCCGGCAGCGCGGCGCCCGGGCAGGAACCTCGGCGGCCCTGTATCACACGGGCCGGCTGGCCAGCGTCGTGCTGCTAGCCGACGTGCACCATATGTCCACCGTGGCCCATCAGCAAGGCCTGACGCAACCCGCCATCAGTGCCGCCGTCTCACGGCTGGAGCAATGCCTGGGACAAGCGATCTTTCAACGCACGCCGCGTGGCATGATCCCCACCCAAGCGGGCGAGCGCTGGGTCCGGAACTTCAAACGGGTGCTGGCCGAGCTGCGCAATATCGAGGCTGATGTCGCAGCACTGAACGGCGCCATCGAAGGCACCGTCACCGTCGGTTCGTTGCCATTGATACGTACACTGGTGCTACCCAGCGCCATCGCTGCGGTGCTGGCGCGGCACCCAGGGCTGAGGATCCGCACCCTCGAGAGCCCTTATGGCGACCTGTGCGCCGGCCTGCTAAGTGCCGACGTGGACTTCATTCTGGGCGCCTTGCGCCCACTGCATGACAAATCGCTCAGCACACGCGTGTTGATGCACGAGGACATCGTGCTGCTGGCGCGCGCCGGCCATCCTCTGGCCCGCCGCCGAACGATAGACTTTGACGATTTACGAAGCTATCCCTGGGTACTGTCGCGCGCCTCGTCTCCCTTGCGTTACCAATTGAACGACTTCTTCCGTGCCAAAGGGCAGCCACTGTTGGAGCCGTCGGTCGAGACGGCCGATCTGGCCACCCTGCGAGGCTTGCTGCTGCATTCGGATATGCTGACCGCGCTGTCGCGTCACCAGATGCACTATGAAGTGGCCAGCGGAGGCCTACAGGCGCTGAATTTTTCGCTCGACGGCATGCAGCGCGACATCGGCGTGACGGTGCGCGCCGGCGCGCAATTATCGCCCGGGGCCAACGCCCTGCTGCAGGAGGTCCAGGCCCAGGCCCGGCAGATCACCACGGCATAA
- a CDS encoding amidohydrolase family protein, which translates to MKTVPPPHPNPRAPRYKLPQGSCDCHVHVYGPAERFPYAPERRYDPPDAPIETLQPLHRLLGVERAVLVQATVHGTDNRAMLDAIAREPQRYRGVALVDDDISAAQLRALHEQGVRGLRYNFMPHLGPSADLGAVTRMARRVADLGWHIQLHAHAAELAQMQSFLHALPVPYVIDHMARVMADAMQPELDQLLRVLEHPGAWIKVSGPERLSATLSASEPPYADVVPIARRILGVAGERAVWGLDWPHPNVREVPDDGDLIDILPLYGDAGVLQQLLVDNPQRLYFQN; encoded by the coding sequence TTGAAAACCGTCCCGCCGCCCCACCCCAACCCGCGTGCGCCCCGCTACAAACTGCCCCAGGGCAGCTGTGATTGCCACGTCCACGTCTATGGACCCGCCGAGCGCTTTCCGTATGCGCCTGAGCGGCGCTACGATCCGCCCGATGCCCCGATCGAGACACTGCAACCGCTGCATCGCCTGCTGGGCGTGGAGCGTGCCGTCCTGGTGCAGGCCACCGTGCACGGCACCGACAACCGCGCCATGCTGGACGCCATCGCGCGCGAGCCGCAGCGCTATCGCGGCGTGGCACTTGTCGATGACGACATCAGCGCGGCACAACTGCGCGCGCTGCACGAGCAGGGGGTGCGCGGCCTGCGCTACAACTTCATGCCGCATCTAGGCCCCTCGGCCGATCTCGGTGCCGTCACGCGCATGGCCCGACGCGTCGCCGATCTGGGCTGGCATATCCAGTTGCACGCCCATGCGGCCGAACTGGCGCAGATGCAATCCTTCCTGCACGCGCTGCCCGTGCCTTACGTCATCGATCACATGGCCCGGGTCATGGCCGATGCCATGCAGCCGGAGCTGGACCAGTTGCTGCGGGTGCTCGAACACCCGGGCGCCTGGATCAAGGTAAGCGGCCCCGAACGGCTGTCGGCCACGCTCAGCGCGAGCGAACCGCCTTATGCGGACGTCGTGCCCATCGCCCGCCGCATCCTTGGCGTGGCGGGCGAGCGCGCCGTCTGGGGGTTGGACTGGCCCCATCCGAACGTGCGGGAGGTCCCCGATGACGGCGACCTCATCGACATCCTGCCTCTGTACGGCGACGCCGGAGTATTGCAGCAACTGCTGGTGGACAACCCCCAGCGGCTCTACTTTCAGAACTGA
- a CDS encoding tripartite tricarboxylate transporter receptor family protein — protein MRKALAAMLFTLALPAAHVAYPEQPIRLVIGYAAGGTTDILARALAEQLSKSLKQSIIVENKPGAAGNIAATAVQQANSDGYTLFMATVSSHGINPALYKKSLGYEAVEGFEPVGMVASIPLVLVANPKLPATDVPGLVALAKAKPGELNYSSSGNGSPVHLAGAMFAQQAGLDMVHVPYRGGALANTAVMTGEAQLSFATLPGAMPQVKAGNLRALAVTTRERSSQLPDVPTLAEAPGFDGFEINTWNALLAPKGTPPQTVATLNAALKQAMTSDKLKEHFKREGATPATSTPAELGTFIQAELDKWAGVVKSVNIRVD, from the coding sequence ATGAGAAAAGCTTTGGCAGCCATGCTGTTCACCCTTGCCTTGCCCGCCGCGCACGTGGCCTATCCCGAGCAGCCGATACGTCTGGTCATCGGCTACGCGGCTGGCGGCACCACCGATATTCTGGCGCGTGCGCTGGCCGAGCAACTGAGCAAGTCGCTCAAGCAATCCATCATTGTCGAGAACAAACCGGGGGCAGCGGGCAACATCGCCGCCACAGCGGTACAGCAGGCCAATTCCGATGGCTACACGCTCTTCATGGCGACGGTATCCAGCCACGGCATCAACCCGGCCTTGTACAAGAAGTCGCTGGGCTACGAAGCGGTAGAGGGCTTCGAGCCCGTAGGGATGGTGGCGTCAATCCCGCTGGTGCTGGTGGCCAATCCCAAGTTGCCGGCTACCGATGTGCCAGGGCTGGTGGCGCTGGCCAAAGCCAAACCTGGGGAGCTGAATTACTCCTCCAGCGGCAATGGCTCGCCCGTTCATCTGGCCGGCGCCATGTTCGCCCAGCAGGCCGGGCTGGACATGGTGCACGTTCCGTATCGCGGCGGCGCTCTGGCCAACACGGCCGTCATGACGGGCGAGGCCCAACTCAGTTTCGCCACCTTGCCCGGCGCCATGCCTCAGGTCAAGGCGGGCAACTTGCGCGCGCTGGCGGTGACCACCCGCGAACGTTCCTCCCAGTTGCCCGATGTGCCGACGCTGGCCGAGGCGCCCGGTTTTGACGGCTTCGAGATCAATACCTGGAACGCGCTGCTCGCGCCCAAGGGAACGCCTCCTCAAACGGTCGCCACCTTGAACGCCGCGCTCAAGCAAGCCATGACGTCGGACAAACTCAAAGAGCACTTCAAGCGCGAGGGCGCCACGCCGGCCACCAGCACACCGGCCGAACTGGGCACCTTCATCCAGGCCGAGCTCGACAAGTGGGCCGGTGTGGTCAAAAGCGTGAACATCCGGGTTGACTGA
- a CDS encoding enoyl-CoA hydratase/isomerase family protein has translation MQRQRILQDRVTEHLIVEKRGSAGWITFNDPERHNAVSFAMWEGIPLALQALADDPAIRVVVLSGAGERAFVSGANISQFDTLRSGEQAVQAYERVAEAAQLALYNYEKPTIARIKGYCIGGGLNIALCCDLRLASEDSSFAIPAGKLGLGYRMTAIRNLVTATGAARALEIFLTAARYPAPQALHLGLLHKVVPAAELDVELQTYIDQIGANAPLTLMAGKKMIRQMQQLGPQIDLQAMTDLVLACFESNDYREGRRAFAEKRSPVFTGT, from the coding sequence ATGCAACGCCAGCGTATTCTGCAGGATCGCGTCACCGAGCACCTCATCGTGGAAAAGCGTGGCTCTGCCGGCTGGATCACGTTCAATGATCCGGAACGACACAACGCCGTGTCCTTTGCCATGTGGGAAGGGATTCCGCTGGCGCTGCAGGCGCTGGCTGACGACCCGGCCATTCGCGTGGTTGTTCTGAGCGGCGCGGGGGAGCGCGCCTTTGTCAGTGGCGCCAATATCTCGCAGTTCGACACGCTGCGTTCGGGCGAGCAGGCCGTGCAGGCCTACGAGCGTGTCGCCGAGGCGGCGCAACTGGCGCTCTACAACTATGAAAAGCCCACCATCGCGCGCATCAAGGGCTATTGCATTGGTGGCGGATTAAACATCGCGTTGTGCTGCGACTTGCGCCTGGCCTCGGAAGACAGCAGTTTCGCCATCCCGGCTGGCAAGCTGGGGCTGGGTTATCGCATGACCGCCATTCGCAATCTCGTGACGGCTACCGGCGCGGCGCGCGCGCTGGAAATCTTTCTGACGGCCGCCCGCTACCCGGCGCCGCAGGCGTTGCATCTGGGGCTGTTGCACAAAGTGGTGCCGGCTGCCGAACTGGATGTCGAACTGCAGACGTATATCGATCAGATAGGTGCCAATGCGCCGCTGACGCTCATGGCTGGCAAGAAGATGATTCGTCAGATGCAGCAACTGGGGCCGCAGATCGATCTGCAGGCCATGACGGATCTGGTGCTCGCCTGCTTCGAAAGCAATGATTATCGCGAGGGGCGACGAGCCTTCGCCGAGAAACGCTCGCCGGTGTTCACCGGCACCTGA
- a CDS encoding bacterial regulatory s, gntR family protein, which produces MATPAHDTLFGNLNRPENLADEIAQQIRQKILSQAFEPGQRLPTEFDLAQRFGVSRNVVREAIARLKLSGYVETRRGVGSFVAAGGQTSFEILPEDLLRVDALEQIYQLRVEIEAGAAALAAQHRSEQQLEVLRGALAQVDAAGDNWRQGADRALDFHMAVCQASNNPYFVRLLSLFGRAIGDAVRTLRYGSTGTDRISEVEQEHHRIFDAIAARDSEGARAAMREHLRNGMLRRQAQLRARSED; this is translated from the coding sequence ATGGCTACGCCCGCGCACGATACGCTGTTTGGCAATCTCAACCGGCCCGAAAATCTGGCCGATGAGATCGCGCAGCAGATCCGCCAGAAGATACTCAGCCAGGCGTTCGAGCCTGGGCAGCGCCTGCCTACGGAGTTCGACCTGGCGCAGCGGTTTGGCGTCAGTCGCAACGTGGTGCGCGAGGCCATCGCGCGTCTGAAACTGTCGGGTTACGTGGAAACCCGCCGCGGGGTGGGTAGCTTCGTCGCGGCGGGCGGGCAGACCAGCTTCGAGATCCTGCCCGAGGATCTGTTGCGCGTCGACGCGCTCGAGCAGATATATCAATTGCGCGTGGAGATCGAGGCGGGGGCAGCCGCGCTGGCCGCGCAGCATCGCAGCGAGCAGCAGCTCGAGGTCCTGCGCGGCGCCTTGGCCCAGGTCGATGCTGCTGGTGACAACTGGCGCCAAGGCGCCGATCGCGCGCTGGACTTTCACATGGCTGTCTGTCAGGCCAGCAACAACCCGTATTTCGTGCGCCTGCTGTCTTTGTTTGGCAGAGCCATCGGCGACGCCGTGCGCACGCTGCGTTATGGCAGTACGGGCACCGACCGCATTTCTGAGGTCGAACAAGAGCATCACCGGATTTTTGACGCTATCGCCGCGCGCGATAGCGAAGGCGCCCGCGCCGCGATGCGCGAGCATTTACGCAACGGCATGCTGCGCCGTCAGGCGCAATTGCGCGCACGTAGCGAAGACTGA
- a CDS encoding coA-transferase III family protein, which translates to MRAGIPIADLSAGLFAAIGILIALLDREQTGKGRWVQTSLLQSQVWMMDFQATRWLIDGEVPGQSGNDHPTSSPTGVYPTADGYINIAAMGSSMFARLCDVLEMPGLIDDARFASAGLRVENRPALNEQIVSRTRQRTSAEWIERLNAAGAPCGPILSMDGTFANEQVHHLNMTRKVRHPQRGEVEILAQPVIFADSEPGPVTPAPETGAHSDDIRTWLGLDGAARERLRAVGAV; encoded by the coding sequence ATGCGCGCCGGCATTCCCATCGCGGATCTCAGCGCCGGTCTGTTCGCAGCCATCGGCATCCTGATCGCGTTGCTGGACCGCGAACAGACGGGCAAGGGGCGTTGGGTGCAGACCTCGCTGTTGCAGTCTCAGGTGTGGATGATGGATTTCCAGGCCACGCGCTGGCTGATCGACGGCGAGGTGCCCGGGCAGTCCGGCAACGACCATCCCACCAGTTCGCCCACGGGTGTCTACCCCACGGCCGACGGCTACATCAATATCGCTGCCATGGGTTCGAGCATGTTCGCGCGCCTGTGCGACGTGCTGGAAATGCCGGGCCTGATCGACGATGCGCGCTTTGCCTCGGCCGGGTTGCGGGTGGAAAACCGCCCCGCGCTCAACGAGCAGATCGTCTCGCGGACCCGTCAGCGCACGAGCGCGGAGTGGATCGAGCGCCTCAATGCCGCCGGCGCGCCGTGCGGCCCCATCCTGTCCATGGATGGCACGTTCGCCAACGAGCAGGTGCATCACTTGAACATGACGCGCAAAGTCAGGCATCCGCAGCGCGGCGAGGTCGAGATTCTGGCCCAACCCGTGATCTTCGCCGATAGCGAGCCCGGACCGGTCACGCCCGCGCCGGAGACCGGGGCCCATTCCGACGACATTCGGACCTGGCTGGGGTTGGATGGAGCGGCCCGCGAGCGTTTGCGCGCCGTCGGGGCGGTGTGA
- the lysP gene encoding lysine-specific permease, with the protein MPAESVSAPSGLRRTLSARHLSMIAVGGSIGTGLFVASGNTIAQAGPGGALLAYGLIGLMVYFIMTSLGELAASMPVSGSFATYGARYVEPGFGFALGWNYWYNWAVTVAVDLVAAQLVMAYWFPDVPGVYWSALFLVLTFGLNALSARGFGEAEFWFSLIKVVAVLAFIVMGVLMLLGIIRGGEGAGLHNWTVGEAPFVGGFAALIGVAMVVGFSFQGTELIGIAAGESRNPARDLPRAVRQVFWRILLFYVLAIGIIGLLIPYTDPQLLRNEVGDIAVSPFALIFERAGLLAAASIMNAVVLTSVLSAGNSGMYAATRMLYALAREGKAPALFGRVSRQGVPLVALLATAAIAALCFLSFLFSPNQVYIWLLNTSGMTGFIAWLGIAISHYRFRRGYVAQGGRLQDLPYVSPYFPFGPLFAFSLCLAITLGQNYEAFLQDRIDWTGAAATYVGIPLFFLIWAGYRLARGSRFVRYAEMEFPIRRRGEY; encoded by the coding sequence ATGCCAGCCGAGTCGGTTTCGGCGCCCTCGGGCCTGAGGCGCACGCTGTCGGCGCGCCACCTTTCCATGATCGCTGTGGGCGGCTCCATCGGTACCGGGCTGTTCGTCGCCTCGGGCAACACCATTGCACAGGCCGGGCCGGGCGGGGCCCTGCTGGCCTACGGGCTGATCGGCCTGATGGTCTACTTCATCATGACCAGCCTGGGCGAGCTGGCCGCCAGCATGCCGGTTTCCGGTTCGTTTGCGACCTATGGCGCGCGTTATGTCGAGCCCGGCTTCGGGTTCGCGCTGGGCTGGAACTACTGGTACAACTGGGCCGTCACCGTGGCGGTGGATCTCGTAGCCGCGCAACTGGTGATGGCGTACTGGTTCCCGGACGTGCCCGGGGTCTACTGGAGCGCCCTGTTCCTGGTGCTCACCTTTGGCCTGAATGCGTTGTCGGCACGCGGATTCGGGGAAGCAGAATTCTGGTTCTCGTTGATCAAGGTGGTCGCCGTGCTCGCCTTTATCGTGATGGGCGTGTTGATGCTGCTGGGCATCATCCGCGGCGGTGAGGGGGCGGGCCTGCATAATTGGACCGTCGGCGAGGCCCCCTTTGTCGGGGGCTTCGCCGCCTTGATCGGCGTGGCCATGGTGGTGGGATTTTCGTTCCAGGGCACCGAGCTCATCGGTATTGCCGCTGGCGAATCCAGAAACCCCGCGCGCGACCTGCCGCGTGCGGTGCGCCAGGTGTTCTGGCGCATTCTGCTGTTCTACGTGCTGGCCATCGGCATCATCGGCCTGCTCATTCCCTATACCGATCCGCAGTTATTGCGCAACGAGGTCGGCGACATCGCCGTCAGCCCCTTCGCCCTCATTTTCGAGCGGGCCGGTCTGCTGGCGGCGGCCTCCATCATGAATGCCGTCGTGCTGACCTCGGTGCTCTCGGCCGGCAATTCCGGCATGTATGCCGCCACGCGGATGCTTTATGCGCTGGCTCGCGAAGGCAAGGCGCCGGCCCTGTTCGGCCGCGTATCCCGGCAGGGAGTGCCGCTGGTGGCGCTGCTGGCAACCGCGGCGATCGCCGCGCTGTGTTTTCTGTCCTTTCTGTTCAGCCCGAATCAGGTGTATATCTGGCTGCTCAACACCTCCGGCATGACCGGCTTTATCGCCTGGCTGGGTATCGCCATCAGTCATTACCGGTTTCGGCGCGGCTATGTGGCGCAAGGTGGCCGCTTGCAGGATTTGCCGTATGTCTCGCCTTATTTCCCCTTCGGGCCGTTGTTCGCCTTTTCTCTGTGCCTGGCCATCACGCTAGGGCAGAACTACGAAGCCTTTCTTCAGGATCGCATCGACTGGACCGGCGCGGCCGCCACCTACGTCGGCATCCCGCTCTTTTTCCTGATCTGGGCGGGGTACCGCCTGGCACGCGGTTCGCGCTTCGTGCGCTACGCCGAGATGGAGTTTCCGATTCGCCGCCGCGGGGAATACTGA
- a CDS encoding septum site-determining protein MinD encodes MYDFVNVIQGEASLKQALIKDKHLENLFVLPASQTRDKDALTQEGVGKVIEDLKEMGFDYIICDSPAGIETGALLAAYYADDALAVTNPEVSSVRDSDRILGILAAKSRRAVEGDEPVKEYLLLTRYNPKRVIDGEMLSLGDIEDILRIKMIGVVPESEAVLQASNQGLPAIHLKDTDVSEAYKDVVARYLGEERSLRFTEYEKPGFLKRLFGGK; translated from the coding sequence GTGTACGACTTCGTCAACGTGATTCAAGGCGAGGCCAGCCTCAAGCAAGCCCTCATCAAAGACAAGCACCTCGAAAACTTATTCGTCCTGCCCGCCTCGCAGACGCGCGACAAAGACGCGCTGACGCAGGAAGGCGTGGGTAAGGTCATCGAAGACCTCAAGGAAATGGGCTTCGACTACATCATCTGCGATTCACCTGCCGGCATCGAAACCGGTGCGCTGCTGGCGGCCTATTACGCCGACGACGCGCTCGCGGTGACCAACCCCGAAGTCTCGTCAGTGCGTGATTCCGACCGCATCCTCGGCATTCTGGCAGCCAAGTCGCGCCGCGCCGTCGAGGGCGACGAGCCAGTCAAGGAATACCTGCTGCTCACGCGCTACAACCCCAAGCGCGTCATCGACGGCGAAATGCTGTCCTTGGGCGATATCGAAGACATTCTGCGCATCAAGATGATCGGGGTGGTACCCGAATCGGAAGCGGTGCTGCAGGCGTCCAACCAGGGTCTGCCCGCCATCCACCTCAAGGACACCGATGTGTCCGAGGCGTACAAAGATGTGGTGGCCCGCTATCTGGGCGAAGAACGCTCGCTGCGCTTTACTGAGTATGAGAAGCCCGGCTTCCTGAAGCGCCTGTTCGGAGGAAAGTAA
- the minE gene encoding cell division topological specificity factor MinE has protein sequence MSFLSFLLGQKKASASVAKERLQIILAHERSGRGDSPDYLPQLQQELVAVISKYVKINPDDIKVNLERQDTLEVLEVKIEMPQSETQASA, from the coding sequence ATGTCCTTCCTGTCGTTTCTGCTCGGCCAGAAGAAAGCTTCGGCCAGCGTCGCCAAAGAACGGCTCCAGATCATCCTGGCGCATGAGCGCTCAGGCCGGGGCGACTCCCCCGACTACCTGCCGCAATTGCAGCAGGAACTGGTGGCCGTGATTTCCAAGTACGTCAAGATCAATCCCGACGATATCAAGGTCAACCTTGAGCGCCAGGACACCCTGGAAGTGCTCGAAGTCAAGATCGAAATGCCGCAGAGCGAAACACAGGCATCCGCCTGA
- a CDS encoding transposase family protein, with protein MLDRKTIERLGGWEGYRVERVVWPEGESRTVTIYLKPSARTMHCEHCGNRCRQVHETTTRRVRDLPLMALRVTLVVPRRRVWCEQCGGPHLERLSWLGRYQRVTDRLAEAVSQLLESSNILAVARFFQLGWHTVKALDKALLRRAIQEPDWSQIHYLAMDEFALHKGHRYATVVVDPIRRQVLWIGDGRSRETARAFFEQLPTGVAQQIRAVAIDMTTAYELEIQANCPNAEIVYDLFHVVAKYGREVIDRVRVDQANQLRHDKPARRVIKSSRWLLLRNRKNLDPCQSVKLDELLQANQPLLTAYLMRDELKQLWFYQHPGYARQAWDHWLQQAQGSGIAALAHFALKLKAYLHGILSRCRHRLNTSIVEGINNTIKVIKRRAYGYRDQEYFFLKIRSAFPGIPR; from the coding sequence ATGCTGGACCGCAAGACGATCGAGAGGTTGGGTGGGTGGGAGGGTTATCGGGTGGAGCGGGTCGTGTGGCCTGAAGGTGAGAGCCGGACGGTCACGATTTACCTGAAGCCTTCAGCGCGAACGATGCACTGCGAGCACTGCGGCAACCGATGTCGGCAGGTGCATGAGACGACCACGCGCCGGGTGCGGGATCTGCCGCTAATGGCGCTGCGAGTGACGCTGGTAGTGCCGCGTCGGCGGGTCTGGTGCGAGCAGTGCGGTGGACCGCATCTGGAGAGGCTGAGCTGGCTGGGCCGTTACCAGCGAGTGACCGACCGGCTGGCCGAGGCGGTCAGCCAGTTGCTTGAGTCCAGCAACATTCTGGCCGTGGCGCGCTTCTTCCAACTGGGTTGGCACACGGTCAAGGCGCTGGACAAGGCCCTGCTGCGACGGGCGATCCAAGAGCCGGACTGGAGCCAGATCCACTACCTAGCGATGGACGAGTTCGCTCTACACAAGGGCCATCGTTATGCCACGGTCGTTGTCGATCCGATCCGCCGTCAGGTGCTATGGATCGGTGATGGCCGCTCGCGCGAGACGGCCAGAGCCTTCTTCGAACAACTGCCAACTGGGGTTGCCCAGCAGATCCGGGCCGTAGCGATCGACATGACGACGGCCTATGAGCTGGAGATCCAGGCCAACTGCCCCAACGCCGAGATCGTCTACGACCTGTTCCACGTCGTGGCCAAGTACGGCCGTGAAGTGATAGACCGGGTGCGTGTAGACCAAGCGAACCAGTTGCGGCACGACAAGCCGGCCCGCCGGGTGATCAAGTCCAGTCGCTGGCTACTGCTGCGCAATCGCAAAAACCTCGATCCGTGCCAATCGGTAAAGTTGGACGAGTTGCTCCAGGCCAACCAGCCCTTGCTCACCGCTTATCTGATGCGCGATGAGCTCAAACAGCTGTGGTTCTACCAACACCCCGGCTACGCCCGCCAGGCATGGGATCACTGGCTGCAACAGGCTCAGGGCAGCGGCATCGCCGCCTTGGCTCACTTCGCGCTCAAGCTAAAAGCCTATCTGCACGGGATTCTGTCTCGCTGTCGCCACCGGCTCAACACCAGCATCGTCGAGGGCATCAACAACACCATCAAAGTCATCAAGCGCCGCGCCTACGGCTACCGCGATCAGGAGTACTTCTTCCTCAAGATCCGGTCTGCATTCCCCGGTATTCCTCGATGA